A window of the Streptomyces finlayi genome harbors these coding sequences:
- a CDS encoding NCS2 family permease, whose protein sequence is MSPSAIAQVDSEQPPVPQPQPQPHGGLDRFFKISERGSSVAREVRGGFATFFAMAYIIVLNPIILGSAKDMYGNQLDNGQLVTATVLTAAFSTLLMGVIGNVPIALAAGLGVNTVVALQLAPRMSWPDAMGMVVLAGIVVMLLVATGLRERVMNAVPKSLRKGIAIGIGLFIMLIGLVDSGFVSRIPDLAHTTVPLQLGSDGHLNGWPVLVFVLGSLLTLALIVRKVPGAILISIVAMTVVALVIDAIADLPGQAWGLTVPEWPGNPVASPDFGLLGQVSLFGGFGKVGYLTGALFVFTVLLSCFFDAMGTILGVGDEAKLMDKDGHFPGINKVLFVDGIAVAAGGASSSSASTCFVESTAGVGEGARTGLSSVVTGLLFSVALFLTPLATMVPSQAATPALLAVGFMILAGSVRDIDWSDYTLAVPAFLAMMMMPFTYSITNGIGVGFIAFCVLRLAAGRGREVPVAMYAVSAVFVFYYAMPALGLT, encoded by the coding sequence ATGTCCCCCTCGGCCATCGCTCAGGTCGATTCCGAGCAGCCGCCTGTTCCGCAGCCGCAGCCGCAGCCGCACGGCGGCCTGGACCGGTTCTTCAAGATCTCCGAGCGGGGGTCGTCGGTCGCCCGCGAGGTCCGTGGCGGGTTCGCCACCTTCTTCGCGATGGCGTACATCATCGTGCTGAACCCGATCATCCTCGGCAGCGCGAAGGACATGTACGGGAACCAGCTCGACAACGGTCAGCTGGTCACCGCCACCGTGCTGACCGCCGCGTTCTCCACGCTCCTGATGGGCGTCATCGGCAACGTGCCGATCGCGCTCGCCGCCGGTCTCGGCGTGAACACCGTCGTCGCCCTCCAGCTCGCCCCCCGGATGAGCTGGCCGGACGCCATGGGCATGGTCGTCCTCGCGGGCATCGTCGTGATGCTGCTGGTCGCGACCGGACTGCGGGAACGCGTGATGAACGCGGTGCCGAAGTCGCTCCGCAAGGGCATCGCGATCGGTATCGGCCTCTTCATCATGCTGATCGGTCTGGTCGACTCGGGCTTCGTCTCCCGTATCCCGGACCTCGCCCACACCACGGTCCCGCTCCAGCTCGGCAGCGACGGCCACCTCAACGGCTGGCCGGTCCTGGTCTTCGTGCTCGGTTCGCTGCTGACCCTCGCGCTCATCGTGCGCAAGGTGCCGGGCGCGATCCTGATCTCCATCGTCGCCATGACGGTCGTCGCGCTGGTCATCGACGCGATCGCGGACCTGCCGGGCCAGGCGTGGGGGCTCACCGTCCCCGAGTGGCCGGGCAACCCGGTCGCCTCGCCCGACTTCGGGCTGCTCGGCCAGGTCAGCCTGTTCGGCGGCTTCGGGAAGGTCGGCTACCTCACCGGTGCCCTGTTCGTCTTCACCGTGCTGCTGTCCTGTTTCTTCGACGCGATGGGCACCATCCTCGGTGTCGGCGACGAGGCGAAGCTGATGGACAAGGACGGTCACTTCCCCGGCATCAACAAGGTGCTCTTCGTCGACGGCATCGCCGTCGCGGCGGGCGGCGCGAGCTCCTCCTCGGCGTCCACCTGCTTCGTGGAGTCCACGGCGGGCGTCGGTGAGGGAGCCCGCACCGGGCTGTCGAGCGTCGTGACCGGTCTGCTGTTCTCGGTGGCGCTGTTCCTGACGCCGCTGGCGACCATGGTCCCGTCGCAGGCGGCGACGCCCGCGCTGCTCGCGGTCGGATTCATGATCCTCGCGGGCTCCGTACGGGACATCGACTGGAGCGACTACACGCTCGCCGTCCCGGCGTTCCTCGCGATGATGATGATGCCGTTCACGTACTCGATCACCAACGGCATCGGTGTCGGCTTCATCGCCTTCTGCGTGCTGCGGCTGGCCGCCGGCCGTGGCCGCGAGGTCCCGGTGGCGATGTACGCGGTGTCGGCCGTCTTCGTCTTCTACTACGCGATGCCGGCGCTCGGACTCACGTGA
- a CDS encoding DUF2530 domain-containing protein: MEKWTPKHEAPEPLEGPVVATITGGTILWFVLFLAQLPFYGWFDDHGHTWWAWTPLAGAGLGLIGIWYVRGREAALKRSAVTEDTSGG, encoded by the coding sequence ATGGAGAAGTGGACACCGAAGCACGAGGCGCCCGAGCCCCTGGAGGGCCCCGTCGTCGCCACCATCACGGGCGGCACGATCCTCTGGTTCGTCCTCTTCCTCGCGCAGCTGCCCTTCTACGGCTGGTTCGACGACCACGGACACACCTGGTGGGCGTGGACCCCCTTGGCCGGTGCGGGCCTCGGGCTGATCGGCATCTGGTACGTACGGGGCCGCGAGGCAGCCCTCAAGCGTTCCGCTGTGACCGAGGACACCTCCGGCGGGTGA
- a CDS encoding cation-translocating P-type ATPase: protein MTQRIDAGSELDPVHPVRPPAPARRAEGLTTAEVAERIARGEVNDVPVRSSRSVGEIVRANVFTRFNLIIGVLWVIMLFVAPIQDSLFGFVIIANTGIGIVQEWRAKKTLDGLAVIGEAKPTVRRDGTAAELPTSSIVLGDVIELGPGDKVVVDGTVAEADSLEVDESLLTGEADPVLKQPGDLVMSGSFVVAGGGAFTATKVGREAYAAQLAEEASRFTLVRSELRSGISTILKYVTWMMVPTSIGLIISQLVVKENDFKDSVARTVGGIVPMIPEGLVLLTSVAFAIGVVRLGRKQCLVQELPAIEGLARVDVVCLDKTGTLTEGGMDVTETRPLNGSDETYVHRVLGALGACDPRPNASLQAIIDAYPEDGGWQCTGTLPFSSARKYSGATFDEGGGRSVTWLLGAPDVLLDGEDPTLTEIGHLNEQGLRVLLLARADGDPDAPDIAEGAEPFALVVLEQRLRPEARDTLAYFAEQNVAVKVISGDNAVSVGAVAHKLGLPGAEHTLDARRLPTDPDAMATAMEQNTVFGRVTPQQKREMVAALQSRGHTVAMTGDGVNDVLALKDADIGVSMGSGSEATRAVAQIVLLNNSFATLPSVVAEGRRVIGNITRVATLFLTKTVYSVLLAVLVVCSQVEYPFLPRHLTLLSTLTIGVPAFFLALAPNKERAQPNFVRRVMRYAIPSGAIAAAATFTTYLVARHYYAGTGALSAETSAATLTLFLVSLWVLAIIARPYTVWRLCLVAAMGLSFLVVLVVPWLQDFFALKLVGAPMPWMAVGIAAVAAAALEFAWRMVSRRFPA from the coding sequence ATGACGCAGCGGATCGATGCCGGCTCCGAACTCGACCCCGTACACCCGGTGCGGCCACCTGCCCCGGCCCGGCGGGCGGAGGGCCTGACGACGGCCGAGGTCGCCGAACGCATCGCGCGGGGCGAGGTCAACGACGTACCGGTGCGCTCCTCACGCTCGGTCGGCGAGATCGTCCGCGCGAACGTCTTCACCCGCTTCAACCTGATCATCGGTGTGCTCTGGGTGATCATGCTGTTCGTCGCGCCGATCCAGGACAGCCTCTTCGGCTTCGTGATCATCGCCAACACCGGCATCGGGATCGTCCAGGAGTGGCGCGCCAAGAAGACCCTCGACGGTCTCGCGGTCATCGGTGAGGCGAAACCCACCGTGCGGCGCGACGGGACCGCCGCCGAGCTCCCCACCTCCTCGATCGTCCTGGGTGACGTCATCGAGCTGGGTCCGGGCGACAAGGTCGTCGTGGACGGCACCGTCGCCGAGGCCGACAGCCTGGAGGTCGACGAGTCGCTGCTCACCGGCGAGGCCGACCCCGTTCTCAAGCAGCCCGGCGACCTGGTCATGTCCGGGAGCTTCGTCGTCGCGGGCGGCGGCGCGTTCACCGCGACGAAGGTCGGCCGCGAGGCGTACGCCGCCCAGCTCGCCGAGGAGGCGTCCCGCTTCACCCTCGTCCGCTCCGAGCTGCGCAGCGGCATCTCCACGATCCTCAAGTACGTCACCTGGATGATGGTGCCGACCTCGATCGGCCTGATCATCAGCCAGCTCGTCGTCAAGGAGAACGACTTCAAGGACTCGGTGGCCCGCACCGTCGGCGGCATCGTGCCGATGATCCCCGAGGGCCTGGTCCTGCTCACCTCCGTCGCCTTCGCGATCGGGGTCGTACGCCTGGGCCGCAAGCAGTGCCTCGTCCAGGAACTCCCCGCCATCGAGGGCCTGGCCCGCGTCGACGTGGTGTGCCTGGACAAGACCGGCACGCTCACCGAGGGCGGCATGGACGTCACGGAGACCCGGCCGCTCAACGGATCCGACGAGACGTACGTACACCGGGTGCTGGGTGCGCTCGGCGCCTGTGACCCCCGGCCCAACGCCAGCCTCCAGGCGATCATCGACGCCTACCCGGAGGACGGCGGGTGGCAGTGCACCGGAACGCTGCCGTTCTCCTCGGCCCGCAAGTACAGCGGCGCCACGTTCGACGAGGGCGGCGGGCGGAGCGTGACCTGGCTGCTGGGCGCCCCCGACGTGCTGCTGGACGGCGAGGACCCGACGCTCACCGAGATCGGGCACCTCAACGAACAGGGGCTGCGGGTGCTGCTCCTCGCCCGCGCGGACGGCGACCCCGACGCCCCGGACATCGCCGAGGGGGCTGAACCGTTCGCACTCGTCGTACTGGAGCAGCGGCTGCGGCCGGAGGCCCGGGACACCCTCGCGTACTTCGCCGAGCAGAACGTCGCCGTCAAGGTCATCTCCGGCGACAACGCCGTCTCGGTCGGCGCGGTCGCCCACAAGCTCGGTCTGCCGGGCGCCGAACACACCCTGGACGCCCGGCGGCTGCCCACCGACCCCGACGCCATGGCGACGGCCATGGAGCAGAACACCGTCTTCGGACGGGTCACCCCGCAGCAGAAGCGGGAGATGGTCGCCGCCCTCCAGTCGCGCGGTCACACGGTCGCGATGACGGGGGACGGCGTCAACGACGTGCTCGCGCTCAAGGACGCGGACATCGGCGTCTCGATGGGATCGGGCTCGGAGGCGACCCGCGCCGTGGCACAGATCGTGCTGCTGAACAACAGCTTCGCGACCCTGCCGTCCGTCGTGGCCGAGGGCCGGCGGGTGATCGGCAACATCACCCGGGTCGCCACGCTGTTCCTGACGAAGACGGTCTACTCGGTGCTGCTGGCGGTCCTGGTCGTCTGCTCCCAGGTGGAGTACCCGTTCCTGCCGAGACACCTGACGCTGCTGTCGACGCTCACCATCGGCGTGCCCGCGTTCTTCCTGGCCCTGGCCCCGAACAAGGAGCGGGCCCAGCCGAACTTCGTACGCCGGGTCATGCGGTACGCGATCCCGTCCGGCGCCATCGCGGCGGCGGCCACCTTCACCACGTACCTGGTGGCGCGGCACTACTACGCGGGGACGGGCGCCCTGAGCGCCGAGACGAGTGCGGCGACACTCACGCTGTTCCTCGTCTCGCTGTGGGTCCTGGCGATCATCGCCCGCCCGTACACCGTGTGGCGGCTCTGTCTCGTCGCCGCGATGGGGCTGTCGTTCCTGGTGGTGCTGGTCGTGCCGTGGCTCCAGGACTTCTTCGCCCTGAAACTGGTGGGCGCGCCCATGCCCTGGATGGCGGTGGGGATCGCGGCGGTGGCGGCGGCTGCCCTGGAATTCGCCTGGCGAATGGTCAGCCGCCGCTTTCCCGCTTAG
- a CDS encoding DUF5707 domain-containing protein has protein sequence MRIRATVAAVSGALALSALVVPAAQADDGRSWSNDHNFSSSKPSGAERFAGSTAAAAEELPVFTKAVANGGKPFVAGTKSAQTYSVAITASHPSGVSGIWGYVWTGDTIDDPNGFGINQNEETSSCTKVSATTSTCTMTVTFDPAELYNSDAGTWKVGGAVLSNDGQVGEQEQIGKTYLQRFSKLTVNAGPEPVLKGKALTVTGKLTRANWNTGTYMGYTNQPVKLQFRKAGTSTYTTVKTVTSSSTGSLKTTVTAAADGYWRYSFAGTSTTPAVSATGDGVDVR, from the coding sequence ATGCGTATTCGTGCCACCGTTGCCGCTGTCTCCGGCGCCTTGGCTCTGTCGGCCCTCGTCGTTCCGGCCGCGCAGGCCGACGACGGCCGTTCGTGGTCCAACGACCACAACTTCTCTTCCTCGAAGCCGAGCGGCGCCGAGCGTTTCGCCGGTTCGACCGCGGCCGCCGCTGAGGAGCTCCCGGTCTTCACCAAGGCTGTCGCGAACGGCGGCAAGCCGTTCGTCGCGGGTACGAAGTCGGCGCAGACGTACAGCGTGGCCATCACGGCGTCCCACCCCTCCGGTGTGTCCGGCATCTGGGGTTACGTCTGGACCGGTGACACCATTGATGACCCGAACGGCTTCGGCATCAACCAGAACGAGGAGACCTCCTCCTGCACGAAGGTCAGCGCCACCACCTCGACGTGCACGATGACCGTCACCTTCGACCCGGCCGAGCTGTACAACTCGGACGCGGGCACCTGGAAGGTGGGCGGCGCCGTGCTTTCCAATGACGGGCAGGTCGGCGAGCAGGAGCAGATCGGCAAGACCTACCTCCAGCGCTTCTCGAAGCTCACCGTCAACGCCGGCCCGGAGCCCGTGCTCAAGGGCAAGGCCCTCACGGTCACCGGCAAGCTGACGCGCGCCAACTGGAACACCGGCACGTACATGGGCTACACCAACCAGCCCGTGAAGCTGCAGTTCCGCAAGGCGGGCACCTCCACCTACACGACGGTCAAGACCGTCACGTCCAGCTCCACCGGCTCGCTGAAGACCACGGTCACGGCGGCGGCGGACGGCTACTGGCGCTACTCGTTCGCGGGCACGTCCACCACCCCGGCCGTCTCGGCCACCGGTGACGGCGTCGACGTGCGCTGA
- a CDS encoding sacsin N-terminal ATP-binding-like domain-containing protein — translation MNATEGADPFGTARLRRGVLDAWGAGPARFREDANAEEDLALGGYRDRLVVELAQNAADAAARAGVPGRLRLTFHPATHDADDTPAVLAAANTGAPLDATGVESLSTLRASAKREGHESAVGRFGVGFAAVLAVSDEPAVIGRHGGVRWSLPEARELARQATVGSPGLGDELRRRDGHVPLLRLPLPAEGTAPDGYDTVVVLPLRDGGAEDLVGRLIAAVDDALLLTLPGLEEIVIETPEGVRTLRRSRHGAYTHVDDSARGLNRWRTVTAHGPVEPGLLADRPVEERLRPHWSVTWAVPVDAEGAPQPPRTAAVVHAPTPTDEPLGVPALLIASLPLDTARRHPAPGPLTDFLVQRAADAYAELLAEWQPVSVATIALVPGPLGKGELDGALRGAILERLPRIAFLAPAAPHDPSVEPDQWDSWETPGDGGPGRNTTALRPVEAEVVEGVGAGTVQVLAEVLPCLLPAGLERRTELRSLGVARVPLTEAIDRLAGLEREPEWWRRLYDSLAGTDPDRLSGLPVPLAGDPEAPDGEKPRTTIGPRQVLLPLPDALTGPVLARLARLGLKVAHPDAAHPLLEKLGALPATPRAVLTTPQVRAAVAGSLDAGEVWDEDALDGDELAETVLTLVRDAELAPGDEPWLGALALPDEDGEPAPAGELVLPASPFAQIMREGELARCDQELADRWGEQPLTACGVLATFALVRTTDVVLDPDELEPRDGDFAEPDDAGLLDAVDVWCEDVLDQLPDTPVPPVATELVAVRDLDLVDDDAWPQALAMLAEPPLRDALTQPVRVLLPDGTTQSVRPYTAWWLRDHPVLDGRRPAGLRAAGGDPRLAGLYDSVDATGFDDAQVLRALGVRTSVAALLDEPGGAAELLDRMADEDRPVGPVQLHALYTALAELDPDQVTLPEELRAVVDDEVRVVDAADAVIADAPDVLPLTTGLPLLPVAPARAAELAELLQVRRLGETVEAEVTSEGEEHDVPDAVRILLGPGTPDTYIEHEELRAGGVELDWRRAPDGVVHAATLEGVAAGLAWAAGQWPRRFEVAALLEDPSRTEELARDRWFD, via the coding sequence ATGAATGCGACCGAGGGCGCCGATCCGTTCGGAACGGCCCGGCTGCGGCGCGGGGTGCTCGATGCCTGGGGCGCCGGTCCCGCCCGGTTCCGTGAGGACGCCAACGCCGAGGAGGACCTCGCGCTCGGCGGCTACCGCGACCGCCTCGTCGTCGAACTGGCCCAGAACGCCGCGGACGCCGCCGCCCGCGCGGGCGTACCCGGCAGGCTCCGCCTCACCTTCCACCCGGCAACCCACGACGCCGACGACACGCCCGCCGTCCTCGCCGCCGCCAACACCGGCGCCCCGCTCGACGCGACCGGAGTCGAGTCGCTGAGCACCCTGCGCGCCTCCGCGAAGCGGGAAGGGCACGAGTCCGCCGTCGGCCGGTTCGGCGTCGGGTTCGCCGCCGTCCTCGCCGTCAGCGACGAGCCCGCCGTCATCGGCCGCCACGGCGGCGTCCGCTGGTCCCTCCCCGAGGCGCGCGAACTCGCCCGGCAGGCCACCGTCGGCAGCCCCGGCCTCGGGGACGAGCTCCGCCGCCGCGACGGCCACGTACCGCTGCTCCGGCTCCCGCTGCCCGCCGAGGGCACCGCACCGGACGGGTACGACACCGTCGTCGTCCTCCCGCTGCGCGACGGCGGCGCCGAGGACCTCGTCGGCCGGCTCATCGCCGCCGTCGACGACGCCCTGCTCCTCACGTTGCCCGGGCTCGAAGAGATCGTCATCGAAACGCCGGAAGGCGTACGGACGTTGCGCCGCTCCCGGCACGGCGCGTACACCCACGTCGACGATTCCGCGCGCGGCCTCAACCGCTGGCGCACCGTCACCGCCCACGGTCCCGTCGAGCCCGGCCTGCTCGCCGACCGGCCCGTCGAGGAACGGCTGCGCCCGCACTGGTCGGTCACCTGGGCCGTCCCCGTGGACGCGGAAGGCGCGCCGCAGCCCCCGCGTACCGCCGCCGTCGTCCACGCCCCGACGCCCACCGACGAACCGCTCGGCGTGCCCGCCCTGCTCATCGCCTCGCTGCCGCTCGACACGGCCCGTCGCCACCCCGCCCCCGGCCCCCTCACCGACTTCCTGGTGCAGCGCGCGGCCGACGCGTACGCGGAACTGCTCGCCGAGTGGCAGCCGGTTTCGGTCGCCACGATCGCCCTCGTCCCCGGGCCGCTCGGCAAGGGGGAGCTGGACGGCGCGCTGCGCGGCGCGATCCTGGAACGGCTGCCCCGTATCGCTTTCCTGGCGCCCGCCGCACCCCACGACCCGTCCGTCGAACCCGACCAGTGGGACAGCTGGGAGACGCCCGGCGACGGCGGCCCCGGCCGGAACACCACCGCGCTGCGGCCCGTGGAGGCCGAGGTCGTGGAGGGGGTCGGCGCGGGGACCGTGCAGGTCCTCGCCGAGGTGCTGCCCTGCCTGCTGCCCGCAGGGCTTGAGCGCCGCACCGAACTGCGCAGCCTCGGCGTCGCCCGGGTCCCGCTCACCGAGGCCATCGACCGCCTCGCCGGACTCGAAAGGGAGCCGGAGTGGTGGCGGCGCCTCTACGACAGCCTGGCCGGCACCGACCCCGACCGGCTCTCCGGGCTGCCCGTCCCGCTCGCCGGGGACCCCGAGGCGCCGGACGGGGAGAAGCCCCGCACGACGATCGGCCCCCGCCAGGTGCTGCTGCCGCTTCCGGACGCCCTCACCGGACCTGTCCTGGCCCGGCTGGCACGCCTGGGCCTGAAGGTCGCCCACCCGGACGCCGCCCACCCGCTCCTGGAGAAGCTCGGCGCCCTGCCCGCGACTCCGCGCGCCGTCCTGACGACCCCGCAGGTGCGGGCCGCCGTCGCCGGTTCGCTGGACGCGGGCGAGGTGTGGGACGAGGACGCGCTGGACGGCGACGAACTCGCCGAGACCGTCCTCACGCTCGTACGCGACGCGGAACTCGCACCAGGCGACGAACCCTGGCTGGGAGCGCTCGCCCTTCCCGACGAGGACGGTGAACCCGCTCCCGCCGGTGAACTCGTCCTGCCCGCAAGCCCGTTCGCCCAGATCATGCGCGAGGGCGAACTCGCTCGGTGCGATCAGGAACTGGCCGACCGGTGGGGCGAGCAACCACTCACCGCCTGCGGGGTGCTGGCCACCTTCGCTCTCGTACGGACCACCGACGTGGTCCTCGACCCGGACGAACTGGAGCCCCGGGACGGCGACTTCGCCGAACCGGACGACGCCGGACTCCTCGACGCCGTCGACGTGTGGTGCGAGGACGTGCTCGACCAGCTGCCGGACACCCCCGTGCCGCCGGTCGCCACGGAACTCGTCGCCGTGCGCGACCTGGACCTCGTCGACGACGACGCCTGGCCGCAGGCCCTCGCGATGCTCGCCGAGCCCCCCCTGCGCGACGCGCTGACCCAGCCGGTGCGGGTGCTGCTTCCGGACGGCACCACCCAGTCGGTGCGCCCGTACACCGCCTGGTGGCTGCGCGACCACCCGGTGCTCGACGGCCGGCGCCCCGCAGGCCTGCGGGCGGCCGGCGGCGATCCGCGGCTGGCCGGGCTGTACGACTCCGTCGACGCGACCGGTTTCGACGACGCCCAGGTCCTGCGCGCGCTCGGGGTACGGACCTCCGTGGCCGCCCTCCTCGACGAGCCCGGCGGCGCGGCCGAGCTGCTGGACCGGATGGCGGACGAGGACCGGCCGGTCGGCCCCGTACAACTGCACGCCCTGTACACGGCCCTCGCCGAACTCGACCCCGACCAGGTCACGTTGCCGGAGGAGCTGAGGGCCGTCGTCGACGACGAGGTACGGGTCGTCGACGCGGCGGACGCGGTGATCGCGGATGCCCCCGACGTGCTGCCGCTCACCACGGGGCTGCCCCTGCTTCCCGTGGCCCCGGCGCGCGCCGCCGAACTCGCGGAGCTGCTCCAGGTGCGGCGGCTCGGTGAGACGGTCGAGGCCGAGGTGACGAGTGAGGGTGAGGAGCACGACGTACCGGACGCGGTGCGCATCCTGCTCGGGCCCGGTACCCCGGACACGTACATCGAGCACGAGGAACTGCGCGCGGGCGGCGTCGAGCTGGACTGGCGCCGCGCCCCCGACGGGGTGGTGCACGCCGCCACGCTGGAGGGTGTCGCGGCCGGGCTGGCCTGGGCGGCGGGGCAGTGGCCGCGCCGCTTCGAGGTGGCGGCGCTGCTGGAGGACCCTTCGCGTACGGAGGAGCTGGCGCGGGACCGCTGGTTCGACTGA
- a CDS encoding DUF3027 domain-containing protein — protein sequence MSAATTRSRTARTPAPDRLCAEAVDLARAAAEEAAAPGVVGEHVSLVSEGDRVVTHYFECKEPGYRGWRWAVTVARASRAKNITLDETVLLPGPDALLAPEWVPWSERLRPGDMGPGDLLPTEAEDLRLEPGYTGEDEPPPNSVESEEAELSEDLADLVDTEDAELTTLPRATSRGSIGAVADELGMRRARVLSRYGLHVAADRWEEAFGPKTPMAQAAPAACDTCAFLVPLAGSLKQAFGVCANEFAPADGRVVSLSYGCGGHSEAAVMPKPPKPAPHAMDTLQVDEYALRPARDSGSVPMDGDAAPEDLGHS from the coding sequence GTGAGTGCTGCGACGACGCGAAGCCGTACTGCCCGTACCCCCGCGCCCGACCGCCTGTGCGCCGAGGCGGTAGACCTCGCCCGTGCGGCGGCTGAAGAGGCTGCCGCGCCCGGGGTGGTCGGTGAACATGTGTCCCTGGTCTCCGAGGGAGACCGGGTCGTCACGCATTATTTCGAGTGCAAGGAACCCGGGTACCGGGGCTGGCGCTGGGCGGTGACGGTTGCCAGGGCCTCCCGCGCCAAGAACATCACCCTCGACGAGACGGTGCTCCTGCCCGGTCCCGACGCGCTCCTCGCCCCCGAGTGGGTGCCGTGGAGCGAGCGGCTCCGGCCCGGGGACATGGGGCCGGGGGACCTGCTGCCCACGGAGGCGGAGGATCTCCGCCTGGAGCCCGGTTACACGGGCGAGGACGAGCCGCCGCCGAACTCCGTGGAGTCCGAGGAGGCAGAGCTCTCCGAGGATCTGGCGGACCTCGTCGACACGGAGGACGCGGAGCTGACGACGCTGCCGCGTGCCACGAGCCGCGGCTCGATCGGTGCGGTCGCGGATGAGCTGGGTATGCGGCGTGCGCGGGTGCTGTCCCGGTACGGGCTGCATGTGGCGGCCGACCGGTGGGAAGAGGCGTTCGGCCCGAAGACCCCGATGGCTCAGGCGGCGCCCGCGGCGTGTGACACGTGTGCGTTCCTGGTCCCGCTGGCGGGCTCGCTGAAGCAGGCGTTCGGGGTGTGCGCCAACGAGTTCGCTCCGGCGGACGGGCGTGTGGTGTCGCTGTCGTACGGGTGCGGTGGGCACTCGGAGGCGGCGGTCATGCCGAAGCCGCCGAAGCCGGCGCCGCACGCGATGGACACGTTGCAGGTGGACGAGTACGCGTTGCGGCCGGCGCGGGACAGCGGTTCGGTGCCGATGGACGGGGACGCGGCGCCGGAGGACCTGGGCCACTCGTAG
- a CDS encoding MFS transporter, with translation MAAARSHDGPGPLRTAGRSMGRALHRPFTGAAKGIRKATHAHGAGESGLGKLIELHAVNGAGDVMITVALASTVFFSVPTDEARGRVALYLAITMLPFTLLAPVVGPLLDRLPHGRRAAMAGAMLARAVLAITMSGAVATGGLELYPAALGVLVCSKAYGVIRSAVVPRLLPPRFSLVKANSRVTLAGLLATGVAAPIGIGLQNVGTAWPLYGACAIFLAGTFLAFTLPHKVDSAKGERRARLIVPHEEEAPLPRPARKGGRSGSSRVDGAKRGKDRPPGLRSVGPSVLHGLQANAAHRALSGFLIFFLAFLLREHPLSGQSAAVSLGIVGVAAGVGNACGTAVGSWLRARGPELIIATVLGLALGVAVLTAVFFSTVMVAALGAVAGFTQALSKLSLDAMIQRDVPEEVRTSAFARSETLLQMSWVVGGGIGIALPLNGVLGMSVAAGILSLGAATAVRGLLGAARRGTPHPRVA, from the coding sequence GTGGCTGCCGCCAGGTCGCACGACGGTCCCGGCCCGCTTCGCACGGCGGGCCGGTCGATGGGTCGCGCCCTGCACCGCCCGTTCACGGGCGCCGCGAAGGGCATCCGCAAGGCGACGCACGCCCATGGCGCCGGTGAATCGGGCCTCGGCAAGCTGATCGAGCTGCACGCGGTGAACGGCGCGGGCGACGTCATGATCACGGTCGCGCTCGCCTCGACGGTGTTCTTCTCCGTACCGACGGACGAGGCCCGCGGCCGCGTCGCTCTCTATCTCGCCATCACGATGCTGCCGTTCACGCTCCTCGCCCCGGTCGTCGGCCCGCTGCTCGACCGGCTGCCGCACGGCCGCCGGGCCGCGATGGCCGGCGCGATGCTCGCCCGGGCGGTCCTCGCGATCACGATGTCGGGGGCGGTCGCCACGGGCGGCCTGGAGCTGTATCCGGCGGCGCTGGGCGTCCTGGTCTGCTCCAAGGCGTACGGAGTCATCCGCAGCGCCGTCGTGCCACGGCTCCTGCCACCCCGCTTCTCCCTGGTGAAGGCGAATTCCCGGGTCACCCTGGCCGGGCTGCTGGCGACCGGCGTGGCGGCGCCCATCGGGATCGGGCTCCAGAACGTCGGCACCGCGTGGCCGCTCTACGGGGCCTGCGCGATCTTCCTCGCCGGGACGTTCCTGGCCTTCACACTGCCCCACAAGGTCGACTCCGCGAAGGGCGAGCGCAGGGCCCGCCTGATCGTCCCGCACGAGGAGGAAGCCCCCCTCCCCCGGCCCGCCAGGAAGGGCGGCAGGTCCGGCAGCAGCAGGGTCGACGGCGCTAAGCGGGGCAAGGACAGGCCACCGGGGCTGCGGTCCGTCGGCCCGTCCGTGCTGCACGGTCTCCAGGCCAACGCCGCCCACCGGGCCCTGTCCGGCTTCCTCATCTTCTTCCTGGCGTTCCTGCTGCGCGAGCACCCGCTGTCCGGCCAGAGCGCCGCCGTGTCGCTCGGCATCGTGGGCGTGGCGGCCGGTGTCGGCAACGCCTGCGGTACGGCGGTGGGGTCCTGGCTCAGGGCTCGCGGCCCCGAGCTGATCATCGCGACCGTGCTGGGTCTCGCGCTCGGCGTCGCCGTGCTCACCGCGGTCTTCTTCTCGACCGTCATGGTCGCCGCGCTCGGCGCGGTCGCGGGCTTCACCCAGGCCCTGTCGAAACTGTCCCTGGACGCCATGATCCAGCGGGACGTACCCGAAGAGGTCCGTACGTCGGCGTTCGCCCGCTCCGAGACCCTGCTCCAGATGTCGTGGGTGGTCGGCGGCGGTATCGGCATCGCCCTCCCCCTCAACGGAGTACTCGGCATGTCGGTCGCCGCGGGCATTCTCTCCCTGGGCGCCGCGACCGCCGTACGGGGGCTGCTGGGCGCCGCGCGGCGCGGCACGCCGCACCCCCGCGTGGCGTGA